A genome region from Neisseria meningitidis includes the following:
- a CDS encoding phosphoethanolamine transferase has protein sequence MEILCIGGVFADVKNYKRRSKIWLTILLTLILSCAVMDKIASDKDLREPDAGLLLNIFDLYYDLASAPAQYAAKRAHILEAAKKASTWHIRHVAPKYKNYVVVIGESARSDYMNVYGFPLPDTPFLSQTKGLLINGYQSTAHATNLSLPQTLGLPGEPNNNIVSLAKQAGFRTAWLSNQGMLGHFANEISTYALRSDYPWFTQRGDYGKSAGLSDRLLLPAFKRVLIGNAGTKPRLIVMHLMGSHSDFCTRLDKDARRFQYQTEKISCYVSTIAQTDKFLEDTVKILNENKESWSLVYFSDHGLMHVGKGGERTLTHGAWKRQSYGVPLVKISSDDTRREMIKVRRSAFNFLRGFGSWTGIETDELPDDGYDFWGNVPDVQGEGNNLAFIDGLPDDPAPWYAGKGKSTKNTSKK, from the coding sequence TATTATTGACTTTGATTTTGTCCTGCGCGGTGATGGATAAAATCGCCAGCGATAAAGATTTGCGAGAACCTGATGCCGGCCTGTTGTTGAATATTTTCGACCTGTATTACGATTTGGCTTCCGCGCCGGCACAATATGCCGCCAAGCGCGCCCACATTTTGGAAGCAGCAAAAAAAGCGTCAACATGGCATATCCGTCATGTTGCGCCCAAGTATAAAAATTATGTTGTGGTTATCGGTGAGAGCGCGCGTTCGGATTATATGAATGTTTACGGTTTCCCATTGCCCGATACGCCTTTTTTGAGTCAGACCAAAGGGCTGTTGATAAACGGTTACCAATCGACCGCCCACGCGACGAATCTTTCGCTGCCGCAGACTTTGGGGCTGCCGGGAGAACCGAACAATAACATCGTCAGCTTGGCGAAGCAGGCGGGTTTTCGGACGGCGTGGCTGTCTAATCAAGGAATGTTGGGGCATTTTGCCAACGAAATTTCCACCTATGCCCTACGCAGCGATTATCCGTGGTTTACCCAAAGGGGTGATTATGGCAAAAGCGCGGGGTTGAGCGACCGCCTTTTGTTGCCGGCGTTCAAACGGGTTTTGATAGGAAATGCAGGCACGAAGCCTCGGCTGATTGTGATGCACCTGATGGGTTCGCACAGTGATTTTTGCACACGTTTGGATAAGGATGCGCGGCGGTTTCAGTATCAAACTGAAAAAATATCCTGCTATGTTTCCACCATCGCGCAAACCGATAAATTTTTAGAAGATACAGTTAAGATATTGAATGAAAATAAAGAAAGCTGGTCTTTGGTTTACTTTTCCGACCACGGTTTGATGCATGTCGGTAAAGGCGGCGAGCGAACGTTGACACATGGTGCGTGGAAGCGTCAAAGCTACGGCGTGCCGCTGGTTAAAATTTCGTCCGATGATACGCGGCGCGAAATGATTAAAGTGAGGCGCAGCGCGTTTAATTTTTTACGCGGATTCGGCAGTTGGACGGGTATCGAAACCGACGAGTTGCCCGATGACGGCTATGATTTTTGGGGGAATGTTCCCGATGTGCAGGGCGAAGGCAATAACCTTGCCTTTATCGACGGACTGCCCGACGACCCCGCGCCGTGGTATGCGGGAAAAGGCAAATCGACTAAAAATACGTCTAAAAAATGA
- a CDS encoding UDP-N-acetylmuramoyl-tripeptide--D-alanyl-D-alanine ligase yields MKPLDLNFICQALKLPMPSESKPVSRIVTDSRDIRAGDVFFALAGGRFNAHDFVEDVLAAGAAAVVVSREDCVAMDGALKVDDTLTALQMLAKAWRENVNPFVFGITGSGGKTTVKEMLAAVLRRRFGDNAVLATAGNFNNHIGLPLTLLKLNEKHRYAVIEMGMNHFGELAVLTQIAKPDAALVNNAMRAHVGCGFDGVGDIAKAKSEIYQGLCSDGMALIPQEDANMAVFKTATLNLNTRTFGIDSGDVHAENIVLKPLSCEFDLVCGNECAAVVLPVPGRHNVHNAAAAAALSLAAGLSLNDVAEGLKGFSNIKGRLNVKSGIKGATLIDDTYNANPDSMKAAVDVLARMPAPRIFVMGDMGELGEDEAAAMHAEVGAYARDQGIEAAYFVGDNSVEAAEKFGADGLWFAAKDPLIQVLRHDLPERATVLVKGSRFMQMEEVVEALEDK; encoded by the coding sequence ATGAAACCACTGGACCTAAATTTCATCTGCCAAGCCCTCAAGCTTCCGATGCCGTCTGAAAGCAAACCCGTGTCGCGCATCGTAACCGACAGCCGCGACATCCGCGCGGGCGATGTGTTTTTCGCATTGGCGGGCGGGCGGTTTAATGCGCATGATTTTGTTGAAGACGTATTGGCTGCGGGTGCGGCGGCGGTTGTGGTTTCGCGCGAAGATTGCGTTGCAATGGATGGCGCGTTGAAAGTCGATGACACGCTTACCGCGTTGCAAATGTTGGCGAAGGCGTGGCGCGAGAATGTGAACCCGTTTGTGTTCGGTATTACCGGCTCGGGCGGCAAGACGACGGTGAAGGAAATGTTGGCTGCGGTATTGCGCCGCCGTTTCGGCGATAATGCCGTTTTGGCGACGGCAGGCAACTTCAACAACCACATCGGATTGCCGTTGACTTTGTTGAAATTAAACGAAAAACACCGCTATGCCGTGATTGAAATGGGTATGAACCATTTTGGCGAACTGGCGGTTTTGACACAAATCGCCAAACCCGATGCCGCATTGGTCAACAACGCCATGCGCGCCCATGTCGGCTGCGGTTTCGACGGAGTGGGCGATATTGCCAAAGCGAAAAGCGAGATTTATCAAGGCTTATGTTCAGACGGCATGGCGCTGATTCCTCAAGAAGATGCCAATATGGCTGTCTTCAAAACGGCAACGCTTAATTTGAATACGCGCACTTTCGGCATCGATAGCGGCGATGTCCACGCGGAAAATATCGTGCTGAAACCGTTGTCGTGCGAATTTGATTTGGTGTGCGGCAACGAGTGCGCAGCCGTGGTTCTGCCCGTTCCCGGCCGCCACAATGTCCACAACGCCGCCGCCGCCGCCGCGCTGTCTTTGGCTGCAGGTTTGAGTTTGAACGATGTGGCGGAAGGTTTAAAAGGCTTCAGCAATATCAAAGGCCGTCTGAACGTCAAATCCGGAATCAAGGGCGCAACCCTGATTGACGATACTTATAATGCGAACCCTGACAGCATGAAAGCTGCGGTTGACGTGTTGGCGCGTATGCCTGCGCCGCGTATTTTCGTGATGGGCGATATGGGCGAACTGGGTGAGGACGAAGCCGCCGCCATGCACGCCGAAGTCGGCGCGTACGCCCGCGACCAAGGCATCGAAGCGGCTTATTTTGTCGGCGACAACAGCGTCGAAGCGGCGGAAAAATTTGGCGCGGACGGTTTGTGGTTCGCCGCCAAAGACCCGTTGATTCAAGTGTTGCGCCACGATTTGCCCGAACGCGCCACCGTGTTGGTGAAAGGTTCGCGCTTTATGCAGATGGAAGAAGTGGTCGAGGCATTGGAGGATAAGTGA